Proteins from a genomic interval of Campylobacter concisus:
- a CDS encoding amino acid ABC transporter permease, protein MENLDRVIELVSSSTLPMIIALLKVTIPLTLLSFSLGLVIAIITAVARLSNIKILKFIFATYVWIFRGTPLLVQLFIVFYGLPSIGVTLDTWSAATIAFSLNVGAYASESVRAAILSVPKGQWEAATSLGMTHYQILKRIIAPQAVRISLPPLSNTFIGLVKDTSLAASITMVDMFMVAQRIAARTFEPLILYILAALIYLVACTLLTYLQSRLEKAVSRYV, encoded by the coding sequence ATGGAAAATTTAGATAGAGTGATCGAGCTTGTTTCAAGCTCGACGCTACCGATGATTATCGCGCTTTTAAAAGTGACGATCCCTCTTACTTTGCTCTCGTTTTCGCTAGGGCTTGTCATCGCCATTATCACAGCAGTAGCGAGGCTTTCAAATATAAAAATTTTAAAATTTATATTTGCCACCTACGTTTGGATATTTCGCGGCACGCCACTTCTTGTGCAGCTTTTTATCGTATTTTATGGACTTCCTAGCATCGGAGTCACGCTTGATACTTGGAGTGCTGCTACTATAGCGTTTAGCCTAAACGTAGGTGCTTATGCGTCTGAATCTGTAAGGGCTGCCATTCTTTCTGTGCCAAAAGGTCAGTGGGAGGCTGCAACATCGCTTGGCATGACGCACTATCAAATTTTAAAACGTATCATCGCACCCCAAGCAGTAAGGATCTCGTTGCCACCGCTTTCTAACACATTTATAGGCCTTGTTAAAGATACTTCACTAGCAGCTTCTATAACGATGGTTGATATGTTTATGGTTGCTCAAAGGATCGCAGCAAGGACTTTTGAGCCACTCATCCTCTACATCCTAGCAGCACTTATCTACCTGGTGGCTTGCACACTCTTAACCTATCTTCAATCAAGGCTTGAAAAAGCTGTCTCAAGGTATGTCTAA